In one Solanum lycopersicum chromosome 11, SLM_r2.1 genomic region, the following are encoded:
- the LOC101254060 gene encoding fasciclin-like arabinogalactan protein 11 — MKHQIIFLIIIILQFSTLTLSQTPPSGPTNITQILEKAGQFTTLIRLMKVSQVSDQINTQLNNSNQGNGMTIFAPTDNAFSSLKSGTINTLSAQQQVQLVQFHVLPNFISMSQFQTISNPLRTQAGDSTPGDFPLNVTTSGNQVNVSTGVDDATIANTIYTDGQLAVYQVDKVLQPMSIFAAPAPAMAPTPATLKPKSKSPAGLNPTSGNDDLPAADDSGVERIAMHGTTVLFFGISLFVVL, encoded by the exons atgaaacaccaaattatttttttaattattatcatcctCCAATTTTCAACCTTAACACTATCTCAAACACCCCCTTCTGGTCCAACAAACATCACACAAATCCTAGAAAAAGCAGGCCAATTCACAACATTAATTAGACTAATGAAAGTATCACAAGTTAGTGATCAAATCAACACACAATTAAACAATTCAAATCAAGGGAATGGGATGACTATTTTTGCACCAACAGATAATGCATTTTCTAGCCTAAAATCAGGCACAATAAATACACTAAGTGCACAACAACAAGTTCAATTGGTGCAATTTCATGTTTTACcaaatttcatttcaatgtCACAATTTCAAACTATTAGTAACCCTTTGAGAACACAAGCTGGTGATTCTACTCCCGGAGACTTCCCGTTAAACGTAACGACGTCCGGTAATCAAGTCAATGTCTCTACCGGAGTTGATGATGCTACTATTGCTAACACAATTTATACTGATGGTCAGCTTGCTGTTTATCAG GTTGATAAAGTGCTTCAACCTATGAGTATCTTTGCTGCTCCGGCTCCGGCAATGGCACCGACTCCGGCAACGTTGAAACCAAAGAGCAAGTCTCCGGCAGGATTGAACCCTACCTCCGGCAACGACGACTTGCCGGCGGCGGATGATTCCGGTGTTGAGAGGATTGCCATGCACGGCACAACGGTTTTGTTTTTTGGAATTTCTTTGTTTGTAGTGTtgtaa
- the LOC101253752 gene encoding protein indeterminate-domain 4, chloroplastic, which produces MSGNISQLMGLGSLDPSNQLNLDHGQKSRLPLWLHHENSNYGNPNDFLSTPSTTTSTLPHELVQVAPHANMLGSSSLHKNNNNNNNNQWFVNDDGGDAIITTSSSMLMPRVLKEEEENKTLSPMYYNNSHMSATALLQIAAQIGSTRSNNNSPLFSNQFGLMTSSSLSMKNSSSSSSASNVAIHENVQGNNGLLIGATNSTTFVANNANTLMMMQDKGKQGNLTRDFLGGGRNEKRLFLQQTHEMAKFENNK; this is translated from the exons atgaGTGGAAATATTTCTCAATTAATGGGATTGGGATCCTTAGACCCTTCAAATCAACTTAATCTTGATCATGGACAAAAATCAAGGCTACCACTTTGGCTTCATCatgaaaattcaaattatg GTAACCCTAATGACTTTTTATCAACACCATCAACCACAACAAGCACCTTGCCTCATGAGTTGGTACAAGTGGCACCACACGCAAACATGCTAGGCTCGTCTTCGTTACAtaagaataacaacaacaataacaataatcaaTGGTTCGTCAATGACGATGGTGGTGATGCCATCATCACCACCTCGTCATCGATGCTGATGCCACGTGTGctaaaagaggaagaagagaacAAAACTCTTAGCCCAATGTATTACAATAATAGCCACATGTCAGCAACAGCACTTTTGCAAATAGCAGCCCAGATTGGATCAACAAGGAGCAACAACAATTCACCACTCTTTAGCAATCAATTTGGGCTAATGACCTCATCTAGCCTTAGTATGAAGAATAGTTCTTCATCATCAAGTGCCTCAAATGTGGCTATTCATGAAAATGTTCAAGGAAATAATGGATTGCTAATAGGGGCTACAAATTCAACAACTTTTGTGGCTAACAATGCAAATACTTTGATGATGATGCAAGATAAAGGGAAGCAAGGTAacttaacaagagattttcttGGTGGTGGAAGGAATGAAAAGAGGCTATTTTTGCAACAAACTCATGAGATGGCcaagtttgaaaataataaataa